The stretch of DNA GAGCAATGTATCTTCCAGCAGAGCTAGATGTCACTTAACGACACCGGGTttaacacagtttaaaaaaaatactttgtgcaCTGGAGAGAGCACCTGCCACAAGAGGTGGTGAAGGCAAATAGGAACAGCAGGAGGGTTTACACAAAGTTATTAGCAATAGGTCCATACACAGATACTGAAAGGATGGAGCAGTGTTGTTCCCTCCAACAACAGCTGTAGGTATTAGCAGCCACAAGGTGATGGGTCACCGGGCAGAGAAAACTGGGCCAGACCAACCCCTGGATCTGTCCCAGCAAATCAGATTTCAGACCCCTGTTCTCAGACAAACACAAGGAGTTGGATTTgagttgttttccttcagttggAGCCATAAACACCATCCACATCCACACTTCTGAGACCCAGCTCTGCTGATGTTCTTCCCATGCTTACctttataaaagcaaaagctacCAGCCCAGCCGAGGGgtggcacagctcctgcagaagAAGACAGGGAGATGTCAGCCTCTTGGGTAGATGGACAGTATAGGGAAGTGATGCCCAGCGTGCAGAGGAGATTGAGACGGAGCACACGGCGGCAGCAGAGGGCTGATCGTCACCTTTCGCTGGTGCATAGCACTGCGCTCTTCATCTCTCTGAAGACAACCCTATTTGAACCGTCTGGAGGGTGGGGTAGCAAGAACAGAGAAGACTAAGTGTAAACACACTGAGATGTTAAACATATAAATCATTAGGCAATGCCATAGTTTAGAAAGTATGGTTGCTCAGAATTTGTTTGTGCAGGTTGGCTAAATACTGTTTAGGCAGAGTCAAATAACTATAGACGTTTAAAGGCGATTTCCATCTATGAAGTGATTTAACTGATAACTCTTAAGAAAGTTTCCAGCTTCATGCTTCAATggccattttatttatttattacaagaGAAATAATAAAGTTATTATGAGAGAAGATTGAAGTCTAAAATGGATTTCCAATAGCCGatcttctgtttcagaaatgatGATGTGCCAGACGGAGCTCTACAACCCCTTGTTATATGATACTAAATGTGTGCTGGAGATTAAATCCCAGGTAACAGTCTGAAAACACTTGTACTGGGTATGGCTGcgatggagttaactttcttcatagcacAGGGATGTGACACAGCCGACTGGCCAAAGCAATACTCCATACCATACAATGTCACAGTCAGCAATAAAAAACGGGGAGGAGGGTATTGTCTGTTTTCCAAGGTGGCCATCACTTGGAGtctggctgggcactggtctGCTCATGAGAGATGTTGAATGATTacctttgcatcacttgtttttattCACTTTCCCTCACTTACTAAACTGTCTTTCTCTTGACCCATTTTTCTCACTTTCGCTCTTCCTATTCCTTTCATCTGTCCCACTtggaggtggggggtggagcgaccaagcagctgtgtgggtgcttAGCTGTTGGctggggtcaacccaccacaacatCCTTGTTCTTCACACCCTTACAGGAAAGTACAAAGAGTGTCTAATCACCCTATCCTACATACACACTGCGGGCAGGGATAGTTACCCTTCTCCACCACCCAtgccagggctgtggctgtcttctgccctgccttcctgaactgttttgctttggaTATCACAGAGCAGGCTCAATAGGGAAAGATGTCTTCTGGCTGTCAACCTGGAGTGGACCTGAAATGTGTCCAAGGCACGCACCTAGATTTGGCAATTGTCCCACTCTTTAAACATTGTCATAGTAGAATATTGGTTCATCATGTAGAGATTATTTGGAGGTTAAGAGTGTCTTCTTTTAGGGTACAGAAGCTACAATTCACTGAGAAAGATACTTGGATTTTCACCTTCTGAGGAAACATAATGTAAGTCTATActccagggacagggcagggcaACTCCAGTCATGCTCATCTGGAGGCACTTTCCTCCTTGAAAGGTGCAAGACTAAGGTTGCACTCATAGTCATAAGAGTCCTATAGCACTTGAAGAGGGAGACATTATCACAGGTCTTGCAAGATGCTCAGCCCTCTCAAAGGTCGTATACAGCTCTTGCTGAAGCATCATTGCTGTGGAGGCTGAATGGGATCAAGGAGAGGCCTTTGAACTTCATTACATAGCCATGACATCAAAGAAATGTTAGTGGCAAAGGATTTCTAGAGGTCTTTATCCACTGTTTCCCCAGAAGCAAGACTATTTCCAGTACTGGATCAGATTGGCCCTGGCTTTGAGTAGTCAAGTTTTGGGTATCACCCAGGATGGAGATCCCCCACCTCTGTGGTGACCGCCCCAGAGCTGCTCCCGACTCCTGAGGGAAAGAAGCATTTCCACATGTCTAGCATCAACATCCAAAGGTGCAACAAATTCCCTGATCATATCATCTGCCACTAGACAGAGGCATTTCACTCTATCACCTTTTACCCTCTGAGGAGTCACAGGCTGCTCtgaggctgctcccagcctctccGTGGCCAGATCCAATAAACTCAACTCTGTCCATCTCATGTTGTAGAGTTGCTGCCAGTTTGTCAGCCTCTATGGAGCCTCACCAGTGTCTCCACATCCCTCACACCAGGCAGACCAAAACTGGACCTAGCATCCAGATGTGGTCTCCCTTGCACCGAAGAGTGTGGGTGATAACTAACCGATACCAGGCTTGTCTGCTCCTGTAGCCCAAACTGTGGTTCTCCATCTTTGCAGTAAGAGCACATTGTTGGCTCATGTTCGGTTTGGCACCCGCCACCCCTCACAGGTCCTTTCTGGTAAGGCTGCTATGCCACAGCTCTTAATCAGAGCATTATTGTGCCCTGCCCTCGTCTAGGGCTGCCTGCCACCTGCACATACTTCAGGTAGGTGTTTGGCCCCGAAGCAGAAACATGTCGTACATCCAAGAGTTCTCACCCAACTCATGCAGCCTTTTCTTGCAACACTCTTACTTTCTTTGCTAGCAGTCCACATGGCATGTTCACTAGTGAGCAGAGAGCTTTTTGCATTGCAATGTACTGTGCTTTTactactgtcctggttttggcaggcatagagttaattttgtttctcagtaGCTGATACAGcctgtattttggatttatgTCAGCATGAGAATAATGCTGACAACATCTTGACtttcagttgttgctgagtaGTGAATACTTTTAGTTATGGACTTTTCGgcttcccatgctctgccagtgaggggcacaagaagcagagagggagcacagccaggacagctgacctgaattggccaaagggatattccataccatatgacatcatgctcagcatataaagctgggggaagaagaaggaagggggggatgtTTGGCGTTATGGcgcttgtcttcccaagtaaccattacgcgtgatggagcctggcttttctggggatggctgaacatctgcctgcccacaggaagtgctgaatgaattccttgttttgtttcgCTTgtgtgcgcggcttttgctttacctgttaaactgccttcatctcaacccatgagttttctcacttttactcttattctctcccccatcccaagGCGGGGGTACTGAGTGAGTGTCTGCGTGGTGCTcagttgctggccagggttaaaccacaactaCCTATTGTGCTCAAACTTAATAATcatattttctataaaattacTGTCAATGATTCTGTCTTAATTCTTAATCTTTCTCTTTTGGCCTCAATTCTTTGACTGTCTTAATACTCTTCTATGACTACCTTCCTACCTGCTTTTACCAGGCCACAGTTTAGCaagaaaatgcacatttaaGAAACTCTACTGAACTCTCTTGCAAATTAAGCTGGCAGTGAGAACCCAGATAACCGTGCAGTACAATAAACCATTCCCAAGCACATTTAACATACAGACCATTTGGTCATAGGCCAAACATTTACGAGGTTTGAGAAGTCTCCTTTTCATgaataaacatgaaaattgCAGTGACAAACCACTGCTGAGCCCGCTGGCACATGTAAATCCGTGCAGTCCAACAAGTCTTTTAGAAGACACCAGCTGCAACTGAATTCTGTGTAGGACCTCCCATGCTCCCGAGCAAAGCTCAATGCAAAGCCAGAGATGCCCCAAGCCCCAGCACCACAGGGGACTTCAGCTGTGACACATCTGTGTCCTAGGCACCAGGTGCCCAAGAGAATGGCCAGCTCTGAACAGCTGCCTGAGCCACCAGCATGGTGCATGGAGAGAGGGGTGTTGGAAGGGATCCgcagcaggcagggtgcagagcAAGGTTCCAACTGGTACTCTCCATAGGAGGTGCTGAGGAAGGCAACATAACTTCCTGATGCTTCTTCCCAGGGCAACAGTGCCAAGACAAAACCTCCCACCAAACCTAAAATCTTACTCTTACATGTTGGATGGTCAGTTATACGgtcaaccttttaaaaaaatgaggcagCCCCAGACTGACCACCTGTTCTCCTCCATGACTGCTGCACAACTCACATGGGAAGGGGAGACAGGGGCTCCAACCTCTCTCCAAGAAGTGTCTATTAAACATCTGCCTTGAGGCCAACTTAGAGCTCCCATTGAAGATGAGTATCATCAACACCCCCAGCAGGTAAGCCCTTGTCCCTTAGGTGCAATAAGCTCCACATAAGGCACTTTACATCAGTCTAACCCCACAATTGCTAAACAGCTGTGCCAAAGTGTCAGGTTTGGTGTCCCCCATACCACAGTGATCCTATCAGAAGTTCTCTGGAATTTCTTCTCTCACCTACGCAGCTAGGTAAGGATAGTAATCCAAATACTTCCCCCAGTCGCCCACGCTCAAGGCTGGCAGGATGGGAAGTTGTTTTCCTGAATTGTGGCTATTGGACAAACTGCTGGCAGTGTGTTAAAAGTGAgaggggcagctctgcagtgacGACAACAGGCAGGGTGAAAATCCCTCAGCTCATGCCTGTGGGCTCCAAGTAAAAGCATTATCAGGCCAATGAAGATGTCCTTAGAAACGGCTGGTTGTCACCTCCTGACGGATGTCTTCTGTAACCATCTTGCAGAAAATTTCATCTTTCCCAAGGCAGAGGCGGTGCACACATGCCAACACCCCTCAGTACTATCTGCTCCAGTCTCAGCATCTCAGGATCCCACTTTCCTAACATCAAGCCATAGCTTCTTGCAAAATACAAGCTAGTGTCATACACGGTTACACAAAAACTCCAGGTGTTGGAAACAGCCCATCGACACTTTCTGGAAACTGTCACACCCTCGAGCAATTCCTGCTGGGGTAGCACCTCCACGTGGGCAGGTTTTGATTATGGTAGAAGCTTCCCAGAAGGGTGGATCAGACCCAGTTCCAGAGCATTCCTGGATAACTGGTGTTGGGACAAAGTCAGTCTGATGGCAAAGGTGGcttatcacagaatcacagactggctgaggttggaagggacctctgcatGTCATCTTGTTTAACTCCCCCTGCTCACGCAGGGCCACCTAAAGCTGGTTGCCAaagaccatgtccagatggcttctgaatatctccaaaCAGGAGACTCCatcctgggcaacctgtgccggTGCTTGGTTACTCTCACAGTAAacaagtgtttcctgatgttcagagggaacctccgGTGTTCCATTTTTGCCCATTGCCTCTGCTTCTGTCACTGAGCACCAgtgagaagagtctggctctgtcCTCCTTGCACCatcccttcaggtatttatgaAATGTCCCCTGTGAGCTTCTCCCAGCTGAACAGtcccacctctctcagccttcctcATAGGAGAGACTCTCCAGCGCCCTAATCATCTTAGTGGACCTTTGCTGGAGTCTTCCCTGTTGGACTTTCTCTTGTACAGGGAAGCtcagaactggacccagcactgcaggtctggcctcaccagtgctgagtagggGGAGAAGGGTCacctccttcaacctgctgCCGATACTCCtagtgcagcccaggatgcaaTTCACCTTCTTTACAGGacatgctgctggctcatgttcagcttggtGTCTACCAGGACACCCAGGTCCTGCTTTTCAGTTGGGTGGCCCTCAGCATGTACTGGTACAaggggctgttcctccccaggtgcaggactttgtacttccccttgttgaacttcatgacGTTCCTGTCCATTTgtccagcctgttgaggtccctctggatggcagcatgaccCTCTGGTATATCAGTCACTCCTCCCActttggtgtcatctgcagacttgctggGGGTACACTCTGCCCCACCATCCAGAGCAttaacaaagatgttaaacaggactggacACAGTGTTGACCCCTGGGGCACACTGCTGGTCAGTGGCCTCCAGGTAGGCTTTGGACTGCTGACCACCATCCTCTGGGCCCAGACATTCAGGCAGTTTTCAGCCCAGCTCACCGCCTGCTCATCCAGCCCCTACATCAACAGCTTCTCTATGGGGATCTCACGGGAGGCCGTGTCAACGGCCTTGGCAATGCCCAGGTAGACAATAcccactgctcctgcctggTCTACCAGGCCAGTCACGTCACCACAGCACTTTATGCAGGTGGTCAAGCATCGTTACCCCACGTGCCGTGATACTCAAAGCTCAGCATGTGCCATGTAGCTGCAAAGCCATTGAAGACTCACCGGGGGCAGAGGTCTTTCGGCAAGACATGGGTTTCTGAAACACACATTTCACTGCCCGTAACTGGCTGTCCTGGTGGATTGTCGCTTGGGTTTTCCCAGCTGACAGGGTCTGATTTGTCATGTGAACAGCTCCGTTTACTCCTTGCAGCTCCTTGCTTGAGCCCTTTCTCTCGGCAAGGCGGAGCATGGCCTTCCACAGGCCTCTGCCTCTGCTGGCTTTAGCTCCTGGCATCCGACCGTCCCGGAGCAGAGGAGCTCAGCAGCCGCCAGCCCCCCATGCAGTGCGTTGTCAGCCTGGAGGTGTTCCTTAGGCCTGTTCACAGATGGCACCGGGCACATCCTTGGCCTCATCCCAGGAGGCTGCTGTCACCCTGGCCGATGTTCAGTGCTGGTCCTTCTCTCCGCGCCGGGGTCCCAGCACTGCCCTTCCCACACCCActgctgccccccgcccgctcccgtcccggccgcccgcagcccctgcagcgcggggggcagcgccagggcagcccagggcGCCGCAGCGGCTCCCCGGCGCAGCACGGCTGTGCGGCCCCGCAGCAGGGACGCGGGGAccgcgggggggagggggggggggggggagggagggggcgccccctgccccaggaggcGCCTGTGGGTGAGTGGGCGCGGGGTGTGTGCAGGGGTGCGTGTGTGAGCACAGGTGTGCTGCGGGGGTGACTGcacgtgtgtgcgtgtgtcggggtgtgtgtgcaggggtGTGCGTGCGTGCGCGCGCGCGCACAGGTCGCTGTGCAGGGTGTGCGCgtgtgcaggggtgtgtgtatGCACGGGCGCGCGTGGAGGCGGGTGCGCGTGCAGAGGTGCGCGTGTGCACATGTACGCACGCTGGGGGCTGTTTGTGTCTGGGTGCGCGCGCAGGCGGGTGCCTAGCTCTCCGGGCGCGCGGCGCGCGCGGGTGTACGTGCGGAATCTGTGAGCGCAGCGGTGCGCGCGCAGAGGAGTGGGCGCGCACGCATGAACGTGCCACGGCGCGCGCGCGTACGCGTGTGGGCGTGGCCGCACACCTCCCCCGGTGTCGGCGCCGCCCATGGGCGTGGCGTGGCGTGGCGTGGCAGGCCATGGCGCGGGTGCTGGTGGTGGGCGCGGGGCTGACGGGCGGCGCCTGCGCGGCGCTGCTGCGGGGGGCGGCGCTGGGCCGCATCGCCGTCTGGGACAAGGCGCGCGGCGCAGGTGGGCCCGGCACGCGGAGGGGGGTGTGGCGCGTGGCGTGGCGTGGCGGTTTCTGACTGGCTGTCGCGCAGGGGGCCGTATGAGCACGAGCCGCAGCGCGCGGGACGCCGCATGCACCGCTGACCTGGGCGCGCAGTACATCACCCTCGAGACGGAGagcgcggggccgcgccgcaGGTGAGCcacgccccgccccgccccgccccgccccgccccgcctgAGGgagcccgcgccccgccgcctgGACGAGGGTCGTCGTGCTGCGGGCgggccctgccccagccctcccgccgcctcccgccgccccctgcCTTCGCTCTTCCCGCCCTTCTCAGCTGCGTCAGGTGGAAAGCGGGGTGGGGTTTGGCGGGGGCGAAGCAggtggtggggtgtggggtcGGGCAGGTTTGGTGGCCAGGcggcctgcccagccctgccctgcccaggccaGCCCACTGGTGTCGTGGCTTGCCGGTTTTCACCCGCGGGGCAAATCTGCCCGCAGTAGGAAATGCAGGCAGGTGTGGCCCCGCTGCTTCAGTCCACAGAGATCTTTGCTTTCAAGAGCTAACATACCTCAGAGTCACTTAAACACTGTGCAGGTGTCAGGAAATCTAGGTATGAAAGAAGAAGTGTGAGGTGTCGTGTCGCTGTGGGGACATGGAGTCTCTGGCAGTGGTGCCTGGCTTTGAGGATGGGGAGGATTGTGTTGGTGGGGCCAGCTTGGGCTTGCTGGGTACACGGGGCGGTTCACTGTaggctgggcagggggatggTGATGTAAAGATGCAAAATTTGTGTGGAAATCAGGGAAAAGGTGTGCTTCAGGCACCTGCATCCAGCCGCTAGAATATTCCTGTGCTCTGTGGTGATGGTGCAGTTTCTACTGATACTCAGAGCTTTAAGTAATTGTTGTATATGGCCCTGCCACAGTTTAGTCCTGAAACCTTCAGGCTAAACTGCTAATGGTTTCTATTACAGGCACAGTAGGTAGCCTTGGTCTCGCGTCAAAGGCCAGCCCCTAGTAAAATAGCAAGGTAGTTAGTAATTTTGTAGCTGTGGCTCCTGTTTGTGCATAGCCTGGCTTGAAACACAGGTTGCGTGAGGTCATTAAAAACTTCTCTAAATTTGAAAGTTAGGCTGGTCTTGTAATTGTGAAAAATAGCTACCACTGCTGTTGGTTTCCATGCAGTGTATTTTCATCTCTGTGTTGTTTGCTCCCTTTAAGCTTCTATGATGAACTTCTATCTCACGGCATCTTGAAACCGCTGACTGCACCGGTTGAAGGAATGGTGGTGAAAGAAGGCTCGTGCAATTACATGGCACCACAGGGTATCTCCTCAGTTGTCaagtattatttaaaacagtCAGGTAAATTCTTTGTATGAAATGAAATGGTTTAATGATTGTGCTTTTGATGGCATTCTTGAACTGTCAAATTTAAATTTCCAATGAGAATGTTCAAGttccttgtttgtttatttatgtcTTGGAAGTAGCTTAGATGGATAAACATGTCTGCGAGCTCTATAAATTTCCAATTCCTGCAGGTGCTTAGCTGACTTCAGCTGCACTGCTGGCATATAAAAGTCTCTATGCAAATACAATGTCTGTAGAATCGGGGGCCAAGCTTACATTTACACCATTGGCTTTAGCATATGGAAGTTGGACCTAACACAGTTAGGACAGAGATATGTTAGTGGGAGTGAGACCGTGGTTGAGGTTTGACTTGCAGCTTGAATGAAGTTAGTGTTTGGATGGTTTTTCATGTGTGTACTGAGCAACTGGGAACATAGCGGTGAGCTACATCCTGTATTTTGTAGAAATGAGTGCTTATGCAGTTTGTGTGCCTGCTGTCTTGAAAGTCCTTtagaaaagactgaaagagaAGATCATCTGCTAGTTCTAACTGTGTAACTACTGCATTAGGTATAATGTGGCAGAACCACTTGCATGGTTTAGTGACTAATTTAActctattttgaaaaatgttagcTTTATGAGCAGTCAAGCTTTGATCCTTTCATGTGAATTTTTTGGGCCTTCTTTTTAATTAGCTGGTTTTTTAGACCCTAATCTTGCAAATAATTAACTGCATTCCTGTCTTCTGATATATGAGAGATGCTAATCAGGGAAGTGCTCTCTTTTTTGGCTCCTGGGGGTGTGCTCACCCTGTGCCGCCTCCTGTGCTTGTCAGATTTCACTCTGAATTGGTTCACCTCACTAAAGCCACTAGTAAACTAACCTGTCAAAGAGAGCAGCTGGTAGTTTTCCATCTGTTTACTGAGCTGAATCATGTTAGAGAGGAGTCAGATGAATATCAGGGTCTCTAGTACAGGGAAGTGAAGGGATCTTTTCAACTAATGGGGATCCCCTCTTTTAATGTCGTATGTTGGCTTTAAATTGATTCAGCGTAATTTGTGAAACTTTGCCCTAAGACTGTCTGTGTGCTTTGTTGTTTGCAAGTCATCTAGTTACTAAGGGAAACtactctgcattttctttgtgaagTTTGCTGTTACATgtatttaacttctttttccaAACAGGTGCAGACGTCTTCTATGAACAGCTTGTAACTTGCATCTCTCTCCGAGATGGGAAATGGGAAGTCTCCAGGAAAATGGGACCGCCAGAACAATTTGATATAGTTATTCTCACAATACCTGTTCCACAAATTCTTCAGCTGCAAGGAGACATTGTAAACAGTAAGTTCATACCTCAGAATCACAGGTGTCTAGCCTAAAATGGCAATTGAGTGTCTTGTATAGCAAAGAAACACTCAATAGTCCGAGCTGTCTGTTAACTTCCACTAGAATAGGGTGAATCTGAAAACGATAGGAGATGGATAATTTTGAGATTGTATGTGTGGTGCATGAGTGGTAATACCTTGGTAGCAAAAATATCTAAATAGATGAGTCAGTTTTTAATCTGATCTTTAATTTTTTGCTGACTTCTAAAactaagatttttctttctgtatcttGAAAATAGTTATTGAATCAGACAGGCACCTCAGCTGGTCTGCATGTGGTTGTTTCCTTATGGCTAGCTCTTTGTTGACATGTTATGCTCATTTTCAGTGTTGCCTTTGGTATGTCTGCAGTAGGAATGACCCAGAGAGTAAGACCTGAAtaacagctgtgctgtggggaaAATCCCTAGGGTGTTTGAGCCTAAAATCAAATGAAATGCAGGGCAGGAGAAAGCCCAGCTCAGAACTCTTTGGTCGCTAGTTTATAAGATGAAAGCCTCTCAGACCCTCCAGCTTGTTTGCTGTTTCTGGCTGCCCCCTGGGTGTTGTATTCCCCAAATATGAGTAAATCTGAATTATCCTTTGGTGATTGATTAGAGTGAATGTGTTGACAGTGCCGTGGAGGCTTAAGAAGAGCTGGGTGCTGAGAAGTGTAAATTCAGGTCTAGACAAGTTTACTAGCTTAGGTGCATTGTCTCAGATGTGAGGCTTCCAGAGCCAGCTTTTCTCTGAAGTCAGGCTGATGAATCCTGCTCACCCATGCTAGCTCTGCGCACAGTCAGTGTCCGTCTACAGTGTGCTCCCAGCAGTGTTGTTTCTGGGTGGACTGGTtagctgaggtgctgcagcctgtgagcAGATTTGGTGTATTTGCCATGAGATCTGATTGTTCCTTTCAGAACAGGCACTGTGAGGATTTACAGGGCAGAGATCCTGATGTAGCTCTGCAGGGCTGATGCTGAGCATAAGCCAGGAAGCCCAGCCAGGCCTATGCTGACCCTGGAACCATTAGAAGTGCACTGGGCTGTGGATTTATCACCTCAGCTGCAGTGTTGTGCCAAAGACGTGCTGCGTCTGGCTAATAACCTCTCTTTGAACTCGgcatgctggcagcagcacagggacatCCACGTGGCTCGAGTCAATTCTGGTCAGACAGGGCTTGTTGCCTgtctcctgccagctcctgaaGTAGACACTCTAAAATTTGAGGGTTTTCTGCTCTCTGGTTTGTAGAAAAGCCATCAGAGCTTGAAAGATGGAGAGCTGATGTTAAAGCTT from Falco biarmicus isolate bFalBia1 chromosome 9, bFalBia1.pri, whole genome shotgun sequence encodes:
- the RNLS gene encoding renalase isoform X2 encodes the protein MARVLVVGAGLTGGACAALLRGAALGRIAVWDKARGAGGRMSTSRSARDAACTADLGAQYITLETESAGPRRSFYDELLSHGILKPLTAPVEGMVVKEGSCNYMAPQGISSVVKYYLKQSGADVFYEQLVTCISLRDGKWEVSRKMGPPEQFDIVILTIPVPQILQLQGDIVNKSPEIGPSVVVHTTVTFGSEHLDSDPAEVQQLILSHLERIVPSLPKPASIKCQKWRYSQVTKAVPNCLGQMILHTQPLLICGGDGFTHSNFDGCIDSALSLAEAVKSHL
- the RNLS gene encoding renalase isoform X1, producing the protein MARVLVVGAGLTGGACAALLRGAALGRIAVWDKARGAGGRMSTSRSARDAACTADLGAQYITLETESAGPRRSFYDELLSHGILKPLTAPVEGMVVKEGSCNYMAPQGISSVVKYYLKQSGADVFYEQLVTCISLRDGKWEVSRKMGPPEQFDIVILTIPVPQILQLQGDIVNIINESQKQQLESVSYSSRYALGLFYEAGTWIDVPWAAQYITDNPCIRFISIDNKKRNIESPEIGPSVVVHTTVTFGSEHLDSDPAEVQQLILSHLERIVPSLPKPASIKCQKWRYSQVTKAVPNCLGQMILHTQPLLICGGDGFTHSNFDGCIDSALSLAEAVKSHL